A stretch of the Solanum dulcamara chromosome 6, daSolDulc1.2, whole genome shotgun sequence genome encodes the following:
- the LOC129891544 gene encoding transmembrane 9 superfamily member 9-like: MEVVRPQLIHRWISIFVLICLFTFEAQCFYLPGVAPQDFMKGDPLMVKVNKLTSTKTQLPYSYYSLPYCTPKQIVDSAENLGEVLRGDRIENSPFEFHMREPQMCNVVCRIVLNAKNAKELKEKIEDEYRVNMILDNLPLVMPIKRPDLDTTVYQHGFHVGLKGQYAGSKEEKHFIHNHLTFTVKFHKDPQTDAARVVGFEVKPFSVKHEYDGEWNGKNRLTTCDPHAKRTVTSSDSPQEVEDKKEIIFTYDVEFEESDIKWASRWDTYLLMADDQIHWFSIVNSLMIVLFLSGMVAMIMLRTLYRDISKYNQLETQEEAQEETGWKLVHGDVFRPPINSDLLCVYVGTGVQFFGMTVVTMTFAVLGFLSPSNRGGLMTAMLLLWAFMGVFAGYASARLYKMFKGSEWKKITLKTALMFPGVVFILFFVLNALIWGEKSSGAVPFGTMFALVFLWFGIAVPLVFVGSYVGFKKPAIEDPVKTNKIPRQVPEQAWYMNPVFSILIGGILPFGAVFIELFFILTSIWLQQFYYIFGFLFIVLVILIVTCAEITIVLCYFQLCSEDYLWWWRSYLTSGSSALYLFLYAAFYFFTKLEITKPVSGMLYFGYMLIASYAFFVLTGTIGFYACFWFTRLIYSSVKID; the protein is encoded by the exons ATGGAGGTCGTAAGGCCTCAGTTGATTCACCGGTGGATCTCGATTTTTGTGCTGATATGTTTGTTTACTTTTGAAGCTCAATGTTTCTATCTACCAGGTGTTGCTCCTCAGGATTTCATGAAG GGTGACCCTCTGATGGTGAAAGTCAACAAGTTGACCTCGACAAAAACACAGCTTCCTTATTCCTATTATTCCCTTCCTTACTGCACGCCAAAACAAATTGTTGACAGTGCAGAGAATCTTGGTGAAGTTCTTCGTGGTGATCGTATTGAGAATTCTCCTTTTGAG TTCCATATGAGAGAACCACAGATGTGCAATGTTGTGTGTCGTATTGTTCTTAATGCAAAAAATGCCAAAGAGTTAAAGGAGAAGATTGAAGATGAGTATCGGGTCAACAT GATTTTGGATAATCTTCCTCTTGTTATGCCCATAAAAAGGCCTGATCTGGACACTACAGTCTATCAGCATGGTTTTCATGTTGGTTTGAAGGGACAATATGCTGGA AGCAAGGAGGAGAAGCATTTTATCCATAATCATCTGACATTCACTGTCAAGTTTCACAAGGATCCACAAACTGATGCTGCGAGAGTTGTCGGATTTGAAGTGAAACCATTCAG TGTGAAACATGAATATGATGGGGAATGGAATGGCAAAAACCGATTGACCACTTGTGATCCCCATGCCAAGCGTACTGTTACAAGTTCTGATTCTCCACAAGAGGTTGAAGATAAGAAGGAAATCATCTTCACGTATGATGTTGAATTTGAG GAAAGTGATATCAAGTGGGCATCAAGATGGGATACATATCTTTTAATGGCTGATGATCAGATCCACTGGTTTTCGATTGTTAACTCATTGATGATTGTTCTTTTCCTTTCGGGCATGGTAGCAATGATTATGTTGCGGACCCTCTACCGTGACATTTCCAAGTACAATCAGTTGGAGACCCAGGAAGAGGCTCAAGAAGAAACAGGATGGAAATTGGTCCATGGGGATGTTTTTAGGCCTCCAATTAACTCTGATCTTTTGTGTGTTTATGTTGGTACTGGTGTCCAGTTCTTTGGAATGACAGTAGTTACAATGACATTTGCTGTCCTTGGTTTCTTATCCCCTTCAAATCGGGGAGGATTGATGACAGCAATGTTGCTTCTCTGGGCATTCATGGGTGTTTTTGCTGGCTATGCTTCAGCCCGCCTTTACAAGATGTTCAAAGGATCTGAGTGGAAGAAAATTACTCTTAAGACAGCACTCATGTTCCCTGGAGTCGTTTTCATTCTCTTCTTTGTGTTGAATGCTCTAATTTGGGGAGAGAAATCATCTGGGGCAGTGCCTTTTGGAACCATGTTTGCATTAGTTTTCTTGTGGTTTGGCATTGCAGTACCACTCGTTTTTGTTGGCAGTTATGTTGGTTTTAAGAAGCCAGCTATTGAGGATCCTGTGAAAACAAATAAGATCCCTCGACAGGTACCGGAGCAAGCCTGGTACATGAATCCAGTTTTCTCTATCCTCATTGGTGGCATACTCCCATTTGGAGCTGTATTCATCGAGCTATTCTTCATCCTCACCTCAATCTGGCTACAGCAGTTCTATTACATATTTGGTTTCCTCTTCATTGTGCTTGTCATCCTTATCGTCACCTGTGCCGAGATTACCATTGTGCTCTGCTATTTCCAGCTATGCAGTGAGGACTACCTTTGGTGGTGGAGGTCATACCTCACCTCAGGGTCATCGGCTCTCTACCTATTCCTATATGCAGCATTCTATTTCTTCACAAAGCTCGAGATCACAAAGCCCGTATCTGGTATGCTGTACTTTGGCTACATGTTGATTGCATCATATGCTTTCTTTGTCTTGACTGGCACAATTGGGTTCTACGCATGCTTTTGGTTCACGAGGCTCATCTACTCATCAGTGAAGATCGACTAA
- the LOC129891545 gene encoding uncharacterized protein LOC129891545 isoform X1 translates to MTLYTFQLKGVEPPGFSFQIVNTTMDEFSPRARRRGALLTWQHIASLPPSLSVVYCGGFNTQKESTTGRFLLGRSREHGVVGDMRDAWPNARVRKNVSLIRTFHGFKGTKQGPLEFLKLIFRALCLCWDRQTQDLHVDWILFRGRSLIPVSCEVVRDNIDGFYPSSHYPVFAEFMLPRSVRLIEASPENGS, encoded by the exons ATGACTCTCTACACATTCCAGTTGAAAGGAGTTGAGCCACCAGGTTTTTCATTTCAGATTGTTAATACAACCATGGATGAGTTCAGTCCCCGTGCTCGAAGGCGAGGTGCTTTGCTCACTTGGCAGCATATTGCATCCTTGCCCCCTAGCTTATCCGTCGTGTACTGTGGAGGATTTAACACCCAAAAGGAATCCACTACAGGTCGTTTTCTTCTGGGGAGATCGAG AGAGCATGGAGTTGTCGGTGATATGAGAGATGCTTGGCCAAACGCTCGTGTGAGAAAAAATGTATCCCTTATACGCACATTTCATGGATTCAAAG GTACCAAACAAGGTCCACTCGAGTTCCTGAAGTTAATATTCCGAGCACTTTGCTTGTGCTGGGATCGCCAAACTCAGGATCTACATGTTGACTGGATCCTTTTCAGAGGCAGATCTCTAATACCCGTCTCGTGTGAGGTGGTAAGGGACAACATTGATGGCTTTTATCCTTCTTCTCATTATCCTGTTTTCGCTGAGTTCATGCTCCCTCGATCAGTGAGGCTAATCGAAGCATCCCCTGAAAACGGAAGCTAA
- the LOC129891545 gene encoding uncharacterized protein LOC129891545 isoform X2, which yields MSVSLSVMTFNLLEDQLEDSPNSWEKRKDLCISVITSYSPMILCTQQGVKSQLDYIQQCLQGYEQFGISRKGAEDTSDQHCTIFYDKDKVELLEGGTFWLSESPSVPGSMSWGSTVPCTATWAISF from the exons ATGAGTGTTTCTTTGAGTGTAATGACTTTTAATCTTCTTGAAGATCAGTTAGAGGACAGTCCAAATTCATGGGAAAAGAGGAAAGATTTGTGCATAAGTGTTATTACAAGTTATTCTCCTATGATTCTCTGTACCCAACAAG GTGTGAAGTCACAGTTGGACTATATTCAGCAGTGCTTGCAAG GTTATGAACAGTTTGGAATATCAAGGAAAGGAGCTGAAGACACTTCTGATCAGCACTGTACCATTTTTTATGACAAGGATAAG GTCGAGCTTTTAGAAGGGGGAACATTTTGGTTGTCTGAATCACCTTCGGTGCCTGGAAGTATGTCTTGGGGTTCTACAGTACCGTGCACCGCAACATGGGCGATATCCTTTTGA